Below is a window of Planococcus rifietoensis DNA.
TTGTTGTTCATCTTTTCTGAAATGCTGGAATATCTCTTCCATGGGCCGTTCCCCCCGGTTGTTGGATTCGTTCTTCGTTTAACAAGCATTCTACAAACAGCAGAAAAATCCTCTTGCTAATTGCCGCAAATAAAAAAAGACAGAGAAATGGATTCTCCGTCTTTCTATGTCAGCTGCCATATATTCAGCTTCTTATCAGAGAAGGTACTCAGCCAAAGTGATGATCCCTTGGCTTGCGAGGCTCAAGAAGAAAATAGCCACAATCGGTGAGATATCGATCATGCCGATCGGCGGGATGAAGCGGCGGAAAATATCCAGATAAGGATCTGTAATCCGGGAGATCATCTGCCCGAATGCAGATTCCTTGATGCTCGGCACCCAGCTCATGAAGACGCTGATAATCAGGATATAAAAGTAGATGTTAATAGCGCTTAACAATAAATTTACAAGAAGATACATTCGATTTTTAGCACCTTTCTATTGTTGATCGTCGTGATAATAATCGGAGATGGCGCCATCCACTTCGACCGTGTCCGGCACGCATAGGAAAATGTCCGTTCCGATGCGTTGAATGTCCCCACCTAGTGCATAGACAGTGCCGCTCAGGAAATCGATGATCCGGAGGCCTTGGTCCCGTTCAATGCGCTGCAAGTTGACCACGACGGCCTGTTTTGTTTTCAAGCTTTCTGCAATGTCCTGCGCTTCCGCATAAACACGCGGCTCCGCCAAACTGACTTTCGATGAAGAAGCAGATGAATTCTGCAAATTAACTAAATTCTGCACGGTAGGTTCCTCCAAATTCTCACGGCGTTCTTTCACTGGTTTTGGTGCTTTCGGTGCTTTCTTCTGCGGCTGTTCGGCAGCAGCCGGGGCAGGCTTCTCATAACGCTGCACGGGCCGCTGCTTGCGTTCTTCCTGGACGGGCTCTTCCTCGTACTCGTCCAGATAAAAGAAATTCTTGAATTTATCTTTCATGCTCATCTTTCCGCCTCACTTTCCGACCCTACCAATGCGGTCCCGACGCGAACGAATGTCGCGCCTTCTTCAGCCGCAATCAGGTAATCATTCGACATGCCCATCGACAATTCTGTGCAAGGGGCGTGTTCCCATTGGTTAGCTGCGACTTGCAGCTGCAAGTCTTTCAAACCTTTAAAAGTCGCTCTCAACAAGGTTTCATCTTCTGTGTTCGGAGCCATGGTCATCAAGCCGATCACACGCACCTTATCGAATTCCTTCAAGGATTCGATAAAAGCAGGAACTTCTTCAGGAGAGAAGCCGCTTTTGGAATCCTCCCCGGAAACATTAACCTGAATAAAGCAATTGACAGGCTTATCGGCACGTTTTTGGATTTCTTTCGCCAGGCTCAAGCGGTCCAAGGAATGAAGATAATCGATCAAACCGATCACTTCCTTAACTTTTCGTGACTGAAGCGTACCGATATAATGCCAAACGACATCGCCTTTGATCTTCCCATGCTTGAGCTTGAGGCCTTCCGGGCGGTTTTCACCGAGATGGCGGATGCCCGCATCGACGGCTTCCTGGGTTCTATCGATTCCGACTTGTTTTGTGACTGCGACGATTTCAATGCCGCTATGGATTTGATTTAATGTATGGGCCATTTCTTCAAACTTCGGTTTAATCGCTTTCATCTGCTCACAACTTTTCTATAGACGTTCACTTTATTGTACCAAGCCGAAGCTGATTTATCAATTCAGCCTGGCATTAAAACAATAAAGCCGCCTATTTTTCAACAAAATTATGAAGGAACCGTGGCAACCGCCGTTAAAAGAAATTCTATAGCCTTCCTAAAACAAAAAAACAGCTGCCAAATTGGCAGCTGTTTTCGTATTAACGGCGTTTTTGTCTGTTGCGAAGGAATGTCGGAATGTCCAACGCATCTTCACTTTGCTTGTCCTGGCGCTGAGGCTCCTGGTTGTAATAAGGAGTTTGCTCTTCGCGGCGCTGGGACTGTTCTTCGCGGCGTGCTTCACGAATAGAAGGAGCCGGGTTTTGTTGCTGGATCGATTGGATGCGGTTTGCGTTCAATCCAGATCCGCGTGGTGCACGTCCAGCAGGGTTCAATTGTTCTTCGTTGAATCCAGTAGCGATAACCGTGACGACGATTTCATCTTTCAAGTTGTCGTTGATAACGGAACCGAAGATCATGTTCACTTCTTCATCAGAAGCGGAAGCGACGATATCGGCTGCTTCTTGTACTTCATACAAGCTCAAGTTCGAACCGCCTGTGATGTTCATCAAGACGCCTTTTGCCCCATCGACAGATACTTCAAGCAATGGGCTCGATACAGCTTTTTTCGCTGCTTCGGCAGCACGGTTTTCTCCAGAAGAGACACCGATGCCCATAAGTGCTGATCCTTTGTTCGACATGATCGTTTTCACATCGGCAAAGTCAAGGTTGATAAGACCAGGAACTGCGATCAAATCAGAGATGCCTTGTACACCTTGGCGAAGAACATTATCCGCTTCACGGAATGCTTCTAGCATCGGCGTATTTTTGTCGACGATTTCAAGTAGGCGGTCGTTCGGGATAACGATCAATGTATCGACTGACTCTTTCATCGTTGCGATTCCGCCGATAGCCTGTGTTGAGCGCTTGCGCCCTTCGAATGTGAACGGGCGAGTAACGACACCCACTGTCAAAGCGCCAAGTTCTTTGGCGATGCCTGCGATGACAGGTGCAGCACCCGTACCAGTGCCTCCGCCCATACCGGCAGTGACGAAGACCATATCGGCTCCGCGCAAAGCTTCTTCGATCTGTTCTTTGCTTTCTTCTGCTGCTTTTTTCCCGACATCCGGGTTAGCGCCAGCGCCAAGGCCGCGCGTCAATTTTCCTCCGATTTGCAGGCGTGTTTCCGCTTTCGAAAGGTTCAAGGCTTGCGCATCTGTGTTGACAGCGATGAATTCCACCCCTTGAACTCCATGTTCGATCATCCGGTTGACTGCGTTGTTTCCGCCGCCACCGACACCAATGACTTTAATTACGGCTAATGCATCGATATTTGTATCAAATTCCAACATTCTTTTTTCCTCCTAAGATTGCTCAGCTTTTGAACATAAGCCGGACACAATGATGATTTTATTCAAAAAAACGATCAAACATTTTTTTGGCTTTGCTTACGACACCTTCGTTATCCTGTTTCGGTTGTTTCGGCTGCTTTTGCTTTTTCGGCTGCTGCTCCACATACTCAGGTTTCTGCGAATGTGTCGCTGCTGAACTATGGCCGACGTTTCCGTAGAACAAATCTTCTGCGTAAGCGTATTGGATCAATCCGACCGCTGTTGTGTACTGCGGCTCGCGAACTCCGATGAATTCAGGCGTGAACAAGCGCACCCGCGTTTGGAGAATGCTTCTAGCCAGCTCTGGAAGGCCGTCCATTTTGGCCATTCCGCCTGTCAATACGACACCACCAGGCAGCTCATCGACGCCGAGGCGGTACAACTCATCTAAAATCAATTCGAAAAGTTCTTCCATGCGAACTCCGATTATTTCAGATATGTATTTTTGGCTGTATTGTTCTCTTGAATCCGAACCGATTACCGGCACTTCGAATACTTCTTCTTCTGAAGCATCGTCGAAAAATGCGTGGCCATGT
It encodes the following:
- a CDS encoding YggT family protein, whose amino-acid sequence is MYLLVNLLLSAINIYFYILIISVFMSWVPSIKESAFGQMISRITDPYLDIFRRFIPPIGMIDISPIVAIFFLSLASQGIITLAEYLL
- a CDS encoding cell division protein SepF, with amino-acid sequence MSMKDKFKNFFYLDEYEEEPVQEERKQRPVQRYEKPAPAAAEQPQKKAPKAPKPVKERRENLEEPTVQNLVNLQNSSASSSKVSLAEPRVYAEAQDIAESLKTKQAVVVNLQRIERDQGLRIIDFLSGTVYALGGDIQRIGTDIFLCVPDTVEVDGAISDYYHDDQQ
- a CDS encoding YggS family pyridoxal phosphate-dependent enzyme — protein: MKAIKPKFEEMAHTLNQIHSGIEIVAVTKQVGIDRTQEAVDAGIRHLGENRPEGLKLKHGKIKGDVVWHYIGTLQSRKVKEVIGLIDYLHSLDRLSLAKEIQKRADKPVNCFIQVNVSGEDSKSGFSPEEVPAFIESLKEFDKVRVIGLMTMAPNTEDETLLRATFKGLKDLQLQVAANQWEHAPCTELSMGMSNDYLIAAEEGATFVRVGTALVGSESEAER
- the ftsZ gene encoding cell division protein FtsZ, whose translation is MLEFDTNIDALAVIKVIGVGGGGNNAVNRMIEHGVQGVEFIAVNTDAQALNLSKAETRLQIGGKLTRGLGAGANPDVGKKAAEESKEQIEEALRGADMVFVTAGMGGGTGTGAAPVIAGIAKELGALTVGVVTRPFTFEGRKRSTQAIGGIATMKESVDTLIVIPNDRLLEIVDKNTPMLEAFREADNVLRQGVQGISDLIAVPGLINLDFADVKTIMSNKGSALMGIGVSSGENRAAEAAKKAVSSPLLEVSVDGAKGVLMNITGGSNLSLYEVQEAADIVASASDEEVNMIFGSVINDNLKDEIVVTVIATGFNEEQLNPAGRAPRGSGLNANRIQSIQQQNPAPSIREARREEQSQRREEQTPYYNQEPQRQDKQSEDALDIPTFLRNRQKRR